One Brevibacillus choshinensis genomic window carries:
- a CDS encoding alpha/beta fold hydrolase: protein MPFVDASDGTRLYYQDWGTGKPVVLVSAAFMNSEMWELQMTYLASSGLRCIAYDRRGHGRSDWPGEGYDYETLASDLAALIESLNLQDITLVGYSMGSGEVVRYLSRYGSERVARIAILAGTAPFLRKTEDNPDGIEQRAFDSMVAKRTQDRPKWFADNAPPFFGAGLPGNSVSSERVQWGTQMCLQCSPKATIDCSDSFFHTDFRAEMSDIRIPTLIIHGDSDQSAPIHLCGQKSAKLVQGSKFIVYENAAHGFFITHADRLNADLLEFVNT, encoded by the coding sequence ATGCCTTTCGTTGATGCCAGTGACGGTACACGTCTGTATTATCAGGACTGGGGGACGGGCAAGCCGGTTGTTCTGGTTTCCGCTGCCTTTATGAACTCCGAAATGTGGGAGCTCCAAATGACGTACCTTGCCTCCAGCGGGCTCAGGTGTATTGCCTACGACAGACGCGGACACGGCCGCTCCGATTGGCCGGGGGAGGGCTACGACTACGAAACGCTCGCCAGTGATCTTGCCGCATTGATCGAAAGTCTCAACCTGCAAGACATCACGCTGGTTGGCTACTCGATGGGGAGCGGCGAAGTTGTCCGTTATTTGTCCCGCTACGGCTCGGAACGTGTTGCCCGGATCGCCATCTTGGCCGGAACCGCACCGTTTTTGCGAAAGACCGAGGACAATCCTGACGGGATCGAGCAGAGAGCTTTTGATAGCATGGTCGCGAAACGGACTCAAGATCGCCCAAAATGGTTCGCTGATAACGCCCCGCCCTTTTTCGGTGCAGGTTTGCCGGGTAATTCGGTATCATCAGAGAGGGTGCAGTGGGGCACGCAAATGTGCCTGCAGTGCTCACCCAAAGCTACGATCGATTGCAGTGATTCATTTTTTCACACAGATTTCCGAGCTGAGATGAGTGACATACGCATTCCCACTTTGATCATTCACGGTGATTCGGATCAGTCGGCTCCCATCCACTTGTGCGGGCAAAAATCGGCAAAGCTCGTCCAAGGCAGTAAGTTCATCGTTTACGAGAACGCTGCACATGGATTCTTCATTACCCATGCGGATCGCCTCAATGCCGATCTGTTGGAATTCGTCAACACTTAG
- a CDS encoding DinB family protein, with protein MSQSMIRTAVSVRQLVLHQIQSIPEDLFDKQPPQFANTIRWNVGHIAVGLDYFLSLGLPVSSSSPDHFAAFFQSGTKPSDWTATPPSKEELVQCLSAQLANLSELPPALLEHNLESPIEMGPLRFETAGEVFNFAFIHETMHFSTITSLLKVLQYENEKGK; from the coding sequence ATGTCGCAAAGCATGATTCGTACAGCTGTTTCTGTCCGCCAACTTGTCCTGCATCAGATTCAATCAATTCCCGAGGATCTATTTGATAAGCAGCCACCACAGTTTGCCAATACGATCAGATGGAATGTCGGACACATTGCAGTCGGTCTGGATTACTTCCTCTCGCTAGGGCTCCCGGTCTCTTCCAGCTCCCCGGATCACTTCGCTGCCTTTTTCCAGAGCGGGACGAAGCCTTCCGATTGGACAGCGACGCCCCCGAGCAAAGAGGAACTGGTTCAATGCTTGTCGGCTCAACTGGCTAATCTGTCTGAACTCCCTCCCGCCTTGCTTGAACACAATCTCGAATCGCCCATCGAAATGGGACCGCTGCGCTTTGAAACCGCAGGAGAGGTATTCAACTTTGCATTCATCCATGAGACCATGCACTTCTCCACCATCACCAGCCTCTTGAAGGTACTACAATATGAGAATGAAAAGGGGAAGTGA
- a CDS encoding MFS transporter → MITACAHSLATLLFMVTTSVSLPLMLVANAIFGFTLGIGMPVHTTLLSEVFEKERGTAIGVYNFIRYLGMAAGPVGGAALLGLGGSWLEFGFAGIVVGCSALFARTQISKRQKSVSDKEIA, encoded by the coding sequence GTGATCACGGCTTGCGCTCATTCGCTCGCGACCCTTTTGTTCATGGTCACAACAAGTGTTTCCCTTCCCCTGATGCTGGTGGCGAATGCCATTTTCGGCTTCACTCTCGGAATCGGCATGCCTGTTCATACGACGCTGTTATCGGAAGTGTTTGAAAAAGAACGTGGTACCGCAATCGGCGTATACAATTTCATCCGATACCTAGGGATGGCGGCAGGTCCAGTTGGGGGAGCCGCATTGTTAGGCCTTGGCGGTTCCTGGCTGGAGTTCGGTTTTGCAGGTATCGTGGTAGGGTGTTCCGCTCTTTTTGCTCGGACGCAAATCAGCAAGCGGCAGAAGTCGGTCAGCGATAAAGAGATAGCATAG
- a CDS encoding MarR family transcriptional regulator, giving the protein MDLKQKIWNQWVLMLHKQEDRAKRRESLLLEQIRKSMPDYEELGGLSITELHVIQSIGSQEQVNVTAIAQRIGVTKSAISKITGKLMKKALIERYQLEDNQKEVFFRLTTAGESVFHFHEMFHSRLERHMLAFLSQYSDEELKFLQRVMRDATLEMDKNWSGQ; this is encoded by the coding sequence GTGGATCTAAAGCAAAAAATCTGGAATCAGTGGGTCTTGATGCTCCACAAGCAAGAGGATCGTGCCAAACGCCGCGAAAGCTTGCTGTTGGAGCAAATTCGCAAGAGCATGCCTGACTATGAAGAGCTAGGCGGACTATCCATCACAGAATTGCACGTGATTCAATCCATCGGCTCGCAGGAACAGGTAAATGTGACAGCCATCGCTCAGCGTATTGGCGTGACGAAGAGCGCTATCTCGAAAATTACGGGGAAGCTGATGAAAAAGGCGCTGATCGAACGCTACCAGCTGGAAGATAACCAGAAGGAAGTGTTTTTTCGGCTGACGACCGCAGGAGAGTCTGTTTTTCACTTTCATGAGATGTTTCATTCCCGGCTGGAGCGCCACATGCTGGCATTTTTATCGCAATACAGCGATGAGGAGCTCAAGTTTTTGCAACGAGTCATGCGCGATGCCACGTTGGAAATGGACAAAAACTGGTCAGGGCAATAA
- a CDS encoding Gfo/Idh/MocA family protein, producing the protein MTIRVGIIGCGSIANQRHAPEYANHPHVELAFVYDPNPERAARLAERFGGKVAKSWEEIVDHPHVDAISDCSTNEMHHIITTRALRAGKHVLCEKPIATTREGAKTIIDAAAASGKILMIDHNQRLVAAHEMARQMLQEGEIGKVLSFKTNFGHKGPEYWSVNATNSTWFFKKSRSALGVAGDLGIHKVDLLRFLLDEDIVEVSAYAGALDKKDEQGKPIEVFDNMVCILRTESGAIGTASFSWTYYGDEDNSTVLYGDKGMMKIFASPDADIEVVKTTGERKQSKVGAIQTNDNQTTSGVIDAFIQAIQQNSRPVITGEDGMRALEIIQAAVESAESGKSVSTLPGEG; encoded by the coding sequence ATGACGATCAGAGTGGGAATCATCGGATGCGGATCCATTGCCAACCAGCGGCACGCTCCTGAGTATGCCAACCATCCGCATGTAGAGCTCGCTTTTGTCTATGACCCCAATCCGGAACGTGCTGCACGCCTAGCTGAGCGTTTTGGCGGGAAGGTGGCGAAGAGCTGGGAGGAAATCGTGGATCATCCACATGTCGATGCGATTAGCGACTGCTCTACCAACGAAATGCATCACATTATAACCACGCGTGCCCTGCGAGCGGGCAAACACGTTCTGTGCGAAAAGCCGATCGCGACGACTAGAGAAGGCGCCAAAACCATCATCGATGCGGCTGCGGCGTCGGGGAAGATCTTGATGATCGATCACAATCAACGGCTGGTCGCCGCTCATGAAATGGCAAGGCAGATGCTGCAAGAAGGCGAGATCGGAAAGGTGCTGTCTTTTAAGACAAATTTTGGCCACAAAGGCCCCGAGTACTGGAGCGTCAATGCCACCAATTCCACCTGGTTTTTTAAAAAGAGCCGCTCCGCATTAGGCGTGGCCGGTGATCTGGGAATCCACAAGGTCGACTTGCTCCGCTTTTTGCTGGATGAGGACATCGTGGAAGTGAGTGCGTATGCAGGAGCACTCGACAAAAAGGACGAGCAGGGGAAACCGATCGAAGTATTCGACAACATGGTTTGTATTCTTCGCACGGAATCGGGTGCGATCGGGACCGCTTCCTTTAGCTGGACCTACTACGGGGATGAGGACAACAGCACGGTGCTGTACGGTGATAAAGGCATGATGAAAATATTTGCAAGTCCGGACGCGGATATCGAGGTGGTGAAAACGACGGGAGAGCGAAAGCAGAGCAAGGTCGGTGCGATCCAAACCAACGACAATCAGACGACTAGCGGCGTCATCGATGCATTTATCCAGGCGATCCAGCAGAACAGTCGTCCCGTCATAACCGGTGAAGATGGCATGCGTGCGTTGGAAATCATTCAGGCCGCAGTCGAATCGGCTGAGAGTGGCAAATCAGTATCCACATTGCCTGGGGAGGGATAA
- a CDS encoding ABC transporter permease — translation MMNTPQTARQSTSWKTRGQWVWSEYSVVVAFIVIVVIASLVDSHFASVDNFTNILRQVSIIGIISLGMTVVMLSGGIDLSVGAVLALLGAISVSVLNATQSVLLALLTALLAGAAVGSMNGLMVTKGKIPSFIATLGMMASARSIVLYFAEGGSLSGKTDSYTSISNTEWLGLAVPVYIFLLMTLLVYVLMHKTRFGRYVYAIGSNEKAALLSTIRVSRVKMGVYMLCSSFVAVAAVVESSRLNSISSASSGLSYELDAIAAVIIGGTRMSGGRGKIIGTFFGVLILGVLNNMLNLMNISPYLQGLVKGLIIIAAVLLQKKEQQ, via the coding sequence ATGATGAATACTCCCCAGACTGCCAGGCAGTCGACCTCCTGGAAGACGCGCGGACAGTGGGTCTGGTCCGAATATAGCGTGGTTGTAGCTTTTATCGTTATCGTTGTCATCGCATCATTGGTGGACAGCCATTTTGCCAGTGTGGATAACTTTACGAACATCTTGCGGCAGGTGTCGATCATCGGGATTATTTCGCTCGGTATGACGGTCGTGATGCTCTCAGGTGGAATCGATTTATCCGTGGGGGCTGTACTCGCTCTGCTGGGCGCCATTTCCGTCAGCGTCCTCAATGCTACCCAGAGTGTTCTGCTCGCGTTACTGACGGCGCTGCTAGCGGGGGCAGCTGTGGGCAGTATGAATGGGCTCATGGTGACGAAAGGGAAGATTCCTTCGTTCATCGCCACCTTGGGGATGATGGCATCCGCTCGATCCATCGTGCTTTATTTTGCAGAAGGAGGAAGTCTTTCAGGAAAGACTGACAGCTATACGTCCATCTCCAACACGGAGTGGCTTGGACTTGCAGTACCCGTTTACATTTTTCTGCTGATGACGCTGTTGGTCTATGTTCTCATGCACAAGACGCGATTTGGGCGCTATGTGTATGCGATTGGCAGCAACGAAAAGGCTGCTCTTTTGTCCACCATCCGCGTCAGCCGGGTCAAAATGGGAGTCTATATGCTTTGCAGCTCGTTTGTTGCCGTAGCGGCGGTGGTGGAATCTTCGCGGCTCAACTCCATTTCGTCAGCGAGCTCCGGGCTCTCCTACGAGCTGGATGCGATCGCAGCCGTCATCATTGGCGGCACCAGAATGTCTGGCGGGCGCGGGAAAATCATCGGAACGTTCTTTGGTGTCCTGATCCTCGGCGTACTGAACAACATGCTGAACCTCATGAACATCTCTCCCTATTTACAGGGGCTGGTGAAAGGTCTGATTATTATCGCGGCCGTACTACTGCAAAAGAAAGAACAGCAGTAA